The nucleotide window TGATAGTGGTTATATTGTTAGAACTGATTGTTTGTGTTGTGGTAAAAAAGATTTGGATGTATTTCAATTTATAGATTTTATTTATGAGTGAGGCGATGGTGAATATGGTGGTGAATATCAATCTTATCCATTTTGTAATGATTGTATAGATAGATTTCATAAAAAAATGAAAGTTGGTGATTATGAATGTTAGCGGAAGTTTGAGATGAAGCATTTTTGGTTGTTGTTAATTATTTTATGAAAATAATGGATTGAATGTGGACTTTGACTTTACCAGCAACTCAAATTCCGCTTTATGTTTTATGGATAATTGGTGGAATTTTAGGAGTTGTGTTTAGAGTTTTGGGTTCAAGTCCTCAATTATCTACTATGTCAAAAAATACTACATCTGCTATGTCTACTGGTTTAGGTTCATTGCGTTTAAAAGAAAGTAAGCAAATTGAGCGTACTAAGGCAAATTCAAAAGGGGATTCTGAATAATGTTAAAGTTAATTGTTTTTGGTGTTCTTGGTATTATATTAGGTTTTACTTTTGTAGCTAATATATTTGCTGCTAGTCAATCTGCAATTGAAATTATTAAGACTTGGTCAGAGAGTAATAATGCTTTTTATAATCTTGTTTCTCAATTGTTTATTTTGGCAACTCATCCGATAATGCAATTGTTTTTGGCTTTTGGTATGTTGTTTATTATTATTCGGGTTGTTTTTGGGTTTATGTAATATGATAACTTGATTTTGATTTGTTCCTACTGTTTTAGTTTATATTTTATTGTTATCTGTAATTCAGTTGATTAATTTTATTTTGAGAAAGAGGTTTTAGTTATGCGTTTTAGAATTTTTATTTTTAGTTTTATAGGAGTGTTAACTTTTGCTTTAACTATGCCTTTTGTTTATGTTGTTTCTAATGTTGCAGTTTTAAGTAATCAAGTTAAATTATATGATCGTGTTTTTCCTTCTGATAAATATGTTACTTATGATAAAGTTAGCGATTATGAAACAGAAAAAACTTTAATGTTGCGACAAGATTATTTTATGCAAGATATTAATTATGTTGATTTTGCTGTTGGTTTTGGTATTTTTTTTGATGGTACTAGATTAAATATTAAAAATTGGGTATCAAGTTTTTTATCTATTGCTTTTTTTTATAAATTAAATTTTAAGATATTTTCTTTAATGGGTAATGCAAAAAATTATATTAATTTAGATTTTAGTTCTGATAATCATAAAGTTAAATTTGATATTGTTGTTCAGTATCCTAATGAAAATATTTATTATAAATTTTTATTTAATTATTCTCAATATGATGATGTTTTAGTTAAATTATTTGGTGCTTTGTTTGAGCCAGTTGTTATTAATCAAAGTATAGAATTATTTAATGGTTTAAGGTTATCTATTAGAAATGATTTTGTAATGCAAGATTATTCTTTTATTACTGATGAAAATAATAAAGTTAATGAATATTTGCTAGAAAGTAATGTTTTTGTTAAATCTTATACTTTAGAACAAGTTAAAAGTAAATTTTTAAATACTTTATTTAATTCTTTTGTATCTTCTGTTTTTGATTTAAACCAAAATACAAAAATAGGGTTTGAATTATTTTATGAAAAAGTTGAAGGTATTAAATTTAATAATTTTGGAATGTTTTGATATGTTAAAAATGGTTTTTATTTGTATCCAAATTCTTTGTATTTAGATTTAGAGGGTGGAATTAAAGATTTGGAGTTTCGTTTTTATAAGTTATCTTTATTTAAGCGAAATGTTTATCCTAATACTAATGTGGCTTATTTATATGGTACTGGTACAGAAGAAAATAAATCAAAATGAACTTGAGACCATCATATAAATGGTAGTTTGTTATCATTGCCTATAAAAGAAAATTTTGGAAATGGTTTTTCTTTTAATTATGTTGATGTTGTTGCTTGAAATACTGATAATGCTGATTATCGTATGTATTTAGATACTTTTAATTTTAGTTTGTTTAATTGAGATAGTTGAAATAATATTGTTAATGGCGGGGATATTTGAAAAGCAAAATATAATTCTTGTGCTTGATATAATGTTTTTTGTCATTTAACTAATGGTATAATTTGAGCATTTAATAATGTTTATGGTATTAAGGAGGTTGGTAAATATGTTAATGCTTTAATTAATACTATGCAAAATGTTATTTCGCTTTGGGATAATGTGTCTCAGTATTATGCGTTTAATGCGGCATTTCAGGCGCTTATTGGTGCTGTAATTACTTTGGCGTTGTTTAATGGTGTTTTGAGGTATTTATAGTTTTTTATTTAGTTTTTTTGTTTTGTGTATATATATTCCGAGGTTTATCCTCGGAATATATATACATGGGGGAATGTCGCGTAGCGACAGGGGGCGGAGTCCCTTACTTGTTATAGTTTTATTAAAAGTATAAGATTATTTTCTCCTTACATTTACAATCTATAATTTTAAAAAAAAAAAAAAAATCTAATATTTTTAGGCTAAAATAATATTAAGTGTAATTTTACACATATTGAATATGAAAAAATTCAAAGAAAGGTCACAAGTATGAAAAAAGGTCAAAAAAGAAAACTAAAATTATGACATAAAATTACAATTTGGGGAATCTTAAATGCTTATGCGTTATCATTATTAATTGCTGTGTTTGCTTTACCACAAACACCTTGACATTGTCGTTTATTCGCGTTTATTAATATTTTTGTTATATTATTAGCACAAGTAATTTATTATACTCGTCTTTATTTTAAAAATAAAAAGAAAGCAACTAAAAATAAACCTATTAAATTACAATAATTTAAAAAAAATAAAAAGAACACATTATTCCTAACAATAGCATTATTTAAATGGAAAAGTGTTCTTTTTTTATTTTTTGTTAGTTGTAAGATAAATTAAATGATATTTTCGTTTTCCACGACGAATAATTAAATATTTATTAAATAAAAACTTATCTTTTGCTACAGTTCAAGTTTCTTCTTTAATAATTTGACCATTAATAGTAATTGCACCTTGTTCTAAAAACTCACGACCTTCACGTTTAGAAGTAACAATTTCTGCTTGTATTAATAAATCAAGAAGTGGTAAATTAAAGTTTGTTAAATGAAAATTAGGTAAACTGTTATGAAGTTGCTCTAACTGTTGTTCTGATAATTCATGTAAACTGCCTTTAAATAAGGCTTCACTAACAATTTGTGCTGTTTTTAGTCCTGCTGCTTGATGAACAAATAAAGTTACTTCTTCTGCTAATTTTTTTTGTACAATGCGTTGTGCTGGTTCATTTTGGTGCGCTGTTTCAAGGGCTATAATTTCTTTTTCAGATAACATTGTTAAATAACGCAACAATTTTGCTGTTTCTTGGTCATCTTGATTATAAAAGAATTGATAAAATTCATAGGGTGATGTTTTTTTTGAATCTAATCAAACTGCCCCTGATTCTGTTTTTCCAAATTTTGAACCATCAGCTTTTGTTAATAAATTCATTGTCAAACCACAAGCTAAATTATCTTCTCCAATTTGTTTATAAATATAATCTGTTCCGGAAGTAATATTGCCTCATTGGTCACTACCACCAGTCTGAACAGCACAATCATAATTAATATATAATTGATAAAAGTCATAAGCCTGTAATAAAGTGTAAGCAAATTCAGTATATGATAAACCAACTTCAATTCTAGTTGCAATATTTTCTTTTGCTAATAAATAACTAATATTAAAATCTTTGCCAACATTTCGCAAAAAATCAATCAAGGTCATTTTTTGTAATCATTCAGCATTATTAACCATTTTAATTTTTACACCAATTAATTGGTTCATTTGTTGACTAATAGTTTCAACATTATGTTTAATTGTTTTATCATCTAACAATACTCGTTCTGCTTTTTTCCCACTAGGATCACCAATCATTCCTGTTCCACCACCAATAATAGCAATTGGTTGAAATCCAAACATTTCAAAACGTTTTAATAACATAATTTGAATTAAATGACCAACATGTAACGAATCACCGGTTGGATCAAAACCACAATAAACTCCTTTTTTTAATTCTTGCGCTTTTAATAATTTTGTTTCATTAGTTACTTGCTTTAATAGTCCTCTTCATCTTAATTCTTCTAAAATATTTTTTACCATCATTTATCTCCTTTGCTATTTAAAAAACTCTAAATTATTAGAGTTATTTCTTATCCACTTTTGAATCTTTTTTAATTGGGGCTGGCTTTCCTTCTTCAATAATTTTTTCAGAAATTGATGCTGATGTTTTTTTCAAATCTTCAGTTACCTTAATTCCAGCATCAATTGCCGAAACTGTTATTTTCGCTAAATCTTTTGCTACTGCACGCACATTTGGTGATTTTGCTGCTGCTTTAATTAATTTAACTGCACCACTATCAATTTTCTTTAATGTCTTATAAGCCATTTCTTTTGTTGAAGCAGAATCTAAAATTTCCACTGCACCTTTGACATTTTTAATGTGTAATTCAATATCAGCTGCAACTTCATCTGATTCTATTCCTTGCGATTTTTCTCATACAATCTCAATTTTATTAACCATTTTTTTAAGTTGTGGATTATATTTTTTAACTAAATTAATGAAATCTTGTCGTAATTCTGAGCCTTTTTTCGGAGCAATTAACATTCCTACTACCATCACTGCCAATGTTTTAACAAATTTAAATGCCATAATTACTCCTTCTCATCAGAATTAGCAAAATCTTTTAATTTATCAACAATTCGATAGGCAATATCTTTATTACGAGCAATAATTTTCACTCATGCTTTAACATTTCGTTTTGCAAACGCTTCAAAAACATCAATATAATTTGAAACTTTAACAACGGTATCAACAGTAGAATTTAACATTTCTGATTTATAAGTTAAGTCTTCAACAAAATAATCAAATTTCTTAGCAGCAATTGCAACTTTTCGTGCAGCAATAATACCATAACAGCAAAAAACAATTGCTAAACATAATAAAACAATGATTAAAATTGTCTGTGAAATTAATAAATTATCATTTGTTGCTAACATATATATCATTCTTTTCCACCCTTTTTCTAATCGTATTAAATATTACTTTTATATTATAACTTATTTTATAATTTATTTTAAATAATATTAGAATAATTACTTAACTTAATAAAAAAGATTTAACAAGTTAATGCTAAATCTCTAATTTGCACAAAAATTTTTAATTCGCTGACTTGGAGGTGTTTTAAAGGCACCAACCACATTACAAATAAGATCATTTTTTCAATCTCGTTCTGACAATGACATTTCAAATAAAATTTCACGAAAAGGATGATCTTTTTTAGGGTCAAGGCCAAGGCCATTTGTACTAAAATTAGCACTTCCTGATCAAAAAGCTAATATTTCATTATGCGCATTGTATCACACATATAATTTAGTATGCGTTTTAGGTTTAGTGTACTTAATAAAATCAAAATCAGAAACATTAGGTTTCGGATGTTCACGAATAATATTTAGTCGATTAATATTTTTTTCATCTTTTAATAAAATTCTTTCATCGTTTGGATTATATCCAGCACTAGTATTACCAATAAAAAGATCTAAACTAATATTATCCTCTGCAGTTTCATCTAAATATCGTTTAATAACATTAGTATCACCATCACCAGTCAACACTAATAAT belongs to Spiroplasma melliferum and includes:
- a CDS encoding Spiroplasmavirus-related protein; this encodes MLAEVWDEAFLVVVNYFMKIMDWMWTLTLPATQIPLYVLWIIGGILGVVFRVLGSSPQLSTMSKNTTSAMSTGLGSLRLKESKQIERTKANSKGDSE
- a CDS encoding Spiroplasmavirus-related protein, whose product is MLKLIVFGVLGIILGFTFVANIFAASQSAIEIIKTWSESNNAFYNLVSQLFILATHPIMQLFLAFGMLFIIIRVVFGFM
- a CDS encoding Spiroplasmavirus-related protein; translated protein: MRFRIFIFSFIGVLTFALTMPFVYVVSNVAVLSNQVKLYDRVFPSDKYVTYDKVSDYETEKTLMLRQDYFMQDINYVDFAVGFGIFFDGTRLNIKNWVSSFLSIAFFYKLNFKIFSLMGNAKNYINLDFSSDNHKVKFDIVVQYPNENIYYKFLFNYSQYDDVLVKLFGALFEPVVINQSIELFNGLRLSIRNDFVMQDYSFITDENNKVNEYLLESNVFVKSYTLEQVKSKFLNTLFNSFVSSVFDLNQNTKIGFELFYEKVEGIKFNNFGMFWYVKNGFYLYPNSLYLDLEGGIKDLEFRFYKLSLFKRNVYPNTNVAYLYGTGTEENKSKWTWDHHINGSLLSLPIKENFGNGFSFNYVDVVAWNTDNADYRMYLDTFNFSLFNWDSWNNIVNGGDIWKAKYNSCAWYNVFCHLTNGIIWAFNNVYGIKEVGKYVNALINTMQNVISLWDNVSQYYAFNAAFQALIGAVITLALFNGVLRYL
- a CDS encoding tyrosyl-tRNA synthetase, whose product is MVKNILEELRWRGLLKQVTNETKLLKAQELKKGVYCGFDPTGDSLHVGHLIQIMLLKRFEMFGFQPIAIIGGGTGMIGDPSGKKAERVLLDDKTIKHNVETISQQMNQLIGVKIKMVNNAEWLQKMTLIDFLRNVGKDFNISYLLAKENIATRIEVGLSYTEFAYTLLQAYDFYQLYINYDCAVQTGGSDQWGNITSGTDYIYKQIGEDNLACGLTMNLLTKADGSKFGKTESGAVWLDSKKTSPYEFYQFFYNQDDQETAKLLRYLTMLSEKEIIALETAHQNEPAQRIVQKKLAEEVTLFVHQAAGLKTAQIVSEALFKGSLHELSEQQLEQLHNSLPNFHLTNFNLPLLDLLIQAEIVTSKREGREFLEQGAITINGQIIKEETWTVAKDKFLFNKYLIIRRGKRKYHLIYLTTNKK